The genomic interval TCGGCGATGTCACGCCGAGCCGCCCTCCCCATTTAGAAATCGCGAAGCGGAACAGCCGCGAAGCCGCGTACAGCCCGATGAGCGTCATAACAATCACACCGATGACACTTTTGATTAAATGGTGCATGACATAGTGGCCGATCTCATGCGCCATGACAAAAACAATTTCGTCGTCGCTCAACTTATGCAGCGTCGTATCCCAAAGGACGATGCGCAAATTCGATCCGATTCCGTTCACATAGGCGTTCAAAGCATTCGTTTCCGTCGATTTGTTCACCGTGTACACGTCGTCGGCCGGGATGTCTGCGCGATCAGCGAGATGCAAAATTTTTTCCTTCAATGCAGTATTTGGCATCTGGTGAAAATCATTGTACAACGGGTCGATAACGACCGGCTGGATAAACGTCATGAACAACGTAAAGGGGATTGAAATGAGCCAAGCGTAAAACCACCATCGTTTTGTCCGCCGCATCAACGCGTAAATGACCCAAACAGAACCGATCAACAGCAGCGTGTTGATCCAAAAGCTGATGACGTTGTCATGCATCCAATCGGAAAAGCTTTGTACCGATACGCCGTAAGACAACGAGATTTCATGGCGAATCCAATGAAGAGGAAACGAGGCCAGCCAAGTGACGATCGCCAATAGCAATACGTAAAAAATCGTATGTACCGTTGAGTTGCGCGTGAACTCACGGGAGCGGTTACGCATCCAAGCAGAAACGCCGAGCACCATGACAAACAGATAAATGCCCCATTCCATCGGCACCGATAAAAAATAGAGCCATTCTTGCAGGCGGGAATATTCGTGCGTAAGTTCCAGACGTTGCGGCGACATGAATAAAGACGGATCGGCCGCAGTGCCTTGAAGCTTTTCGGGCACGCCGACGGGTGCCGCCTCAAACAAATACCATGCCATCGCCAGGGCGTACAATACATACAACATGATGAATCCGTAAGCGGTTTTTTTCATAGCTTCCCCCTCAATCTAATCCGCGGGACGGACGGTGCTTGTATAAGGACATCCTGTTTTCATTGTAAGCGCACGCCGGTAAGATTAGAACAACCGCCGCCAATCGTTCTTTAAAAGAAAGAAGAATAGACAAATAAAACAAGCACCGAGCTAAGCACGACGAGGGTCAGATTGACGCCGGCATAGGCGGTTGCCATCGCGGTCGATGCACCGAGCACCCCAAACAGCCAATCGTCGTTGAAAAGGAACACTCCCGGGATAATCAACGCTCCGAGAGCAGCAAACGGAACATTTTTTAACATTTCCCGGAGTTTCGGCGGCAGCTTCTTCGCATCAAAAACGACAAGTGGCAGCATGCGCGGCACATACGTTACGACGGCCATGCCGATTATGATCCAGAGCAAAGGGACGATCATTGACGTTCACTTCCTTTCCAACACAACTCGACTCCGATCGAAGTGACCAACGTCGCGAGCACGATTGCCCAGCCTCCGCTCAAGAACATCGTAAAAAATGAACTTAACAGCGCAGCCGTTCCAGCGAGCACAACGACTTTGCGGTGCTTCTTCATCGAAGGCACGAGCAGGCCGATGAACATCGCATACAGCGCTATCCCCATGCTCTCTCGCAAAGCGCCGGGAAGCGCTGCGCCCGCGTAATAACCGGCTGCCGAACAAACGACCCAGCTTGAATAAGCCATTGTCACAAGCCCTGCCATATACGACGCCGTAATCGTTCTGCCGCTCGTTGCCGCAACCGAGAACGTCTCATCCGTGATGCCGAACGCGTACAACGCCTTGAGCCGCTTCGGATCGTCGCTTGACTTCTCATTAATCGTCGCGCTCAACAACAAATGCCGCAAGTTCAGCACGAACGTCGCCAATACAATCTCGACTGCCCCCGTGCCGATCGCGATAAGATTAAGCGCCATGAATTGCGCCGCCCCGGCGAACACAAACAAGCTCATCGCGACCGCCTCCACCAACGACAACCCCGTCGATTTCGCAAGCAAGCCAAATGTTAAAGCGATCGGAACGTAACCGATCGCAATTGTAAACCCTTCTTTAAGGCCGACGTGAAACATCGATGATTTTTTTATCGAAACACTCGGGTCCGGATTCATGTGCCATCACTCCAAGTTGCAATTACTTGCCATATTATAAGTATTGTATGCCTCGATGCTCGAAAACTCAAGAGTGAACCGAGCGGAGACGCCTTTGTGCTGATTATTTGCTGTTCAATAGGTCCTGCACTTTTTGTGCTGCATAGACAAACGAATTTCAACCGCGAAGATGATGCATCCTCTCGATGAAACTTTTCTCGCTGTTGCCGGGTTCAATAAGAAAACGTACGCCTTTGCGTGCAGATAGCGGGGTCAAAAATGAAAGCGCGTATTTATTGTATCTTGATCTTCTGTTTCGCGATCACCTTAGTGTTCGCCGGATGCCAAAGAGGTGAGAATTCTTCTTCCTCTTCGACCGACAGCGGGCGAAGTAAAGGGTTCAGCGGCGCTGAGATCGCCACCGATGAAGCGGCTGACCAAAAAAGCGCAGCGGAGAACGGCTTCGCAAGCAGGGATGCGTCGATGAACAAACCGCCCGGCGTATTATCAGTTGTCGATGCCGAGCGAATGATTATTTATACGGCAAATCTGGCAGTGACCGTCAACGATTTCGACGCTGCCGACAAACAAATGCGATCGCTCGTTTCCTCCTACGGCGGCTATGTTGTTCATTCATTTGTTTCCAACTCTGCCTCTGGCCATCCGACAGGAACGATTACGGTTCGCGTGCCTCAGCCGAAATTCACAGACTTTCTTGGCCAAGTCGAAAAACTGGCGAACGAAGTCGTCCGTAAAAATGTTCAAGGACAGGACGTCACCAAACAATATGTCGACTTGAGCGCTCGCTTGAAAGCGCAACAAGAAGTGAAAACACGGCTCGAATCGTTTTTGAAAGAAGCAGATAACAGCGAGGATTTGTTGAACATCTTCGATCATCTCGCCAACGTTCAGCAGCAGATCGAACAGCTGAAAGGACAAATCAATTACTTGCAAAATCATGCGGCTCTCGCGACGGTAACCGTCTCGATAACGGAATCAGACACCGGTCTTAAACCGAAAGAGGAATGGAACACTTGGAACAAAACAAAACAAGCATTCATCGATTCCCTCAACATGTTGATGAGTTTCGCCTCCAGCGTTATCGTCTTTCTCGTCGGCTATTCACCGGTATTGATCATACTTGCCGCCCTCGTCATACTTGGTCTCTGGCTGTTTAGAAAACTACGACGAAACAAAACCCCTTCTTAATAATCAGAAGGGGTTTTCGCTCGATTTCACGTGTTTCGCTTAGCTTTCCAACAGCAACGTTTCCGGATCTTCGATCATGTCTTTCACTTTTTTCAAGAAACTGACTGCTTCACTGCCGTCTACGATTCGATGGTCGTAAGATAAGGCGATGTACATCATCGGCCGAATTTCCATTTTGTTCGGCGTAACCGCGACCGGACGATGCTGGATCGTGTGCATGCCGAGAATGCCGACTTGCGGAGCGTTGATGATCGGCGTCGAGAGCAAGGATCCGAACACGCCTCCGTTCGTAATCGTAAACGATCCGCCTTGCAGTTCGTCCAATCCTAATTTGTTTTCGCGTGCTTTTTTCGCCAAATCGGCAATTTCTTTTTCGATGCCGGCGAACCCGAGACGGTCGGCGTTGCGAACGACCGGCACGACAAGTCCTTCATCCGAAGCGACCGCAATGCCGATGTCATAATATTTCTTAATCAAAAGCTCGTTGCCTTGAATTTCCGCGTTCAGCAACGGATACGCCTTCAAAGCGCCAACGACCGCTTTCGTGAAAAACGACATAAATCCGAGCCTGACACCATCATGCTCCTTCTGGAACTGCTCTTTCCGGCGTTTCCGCAAATTCATCACCGCGGTCATGTCGACTTCGTTAAACGTCGTCAACATCGCCGTCGAGTTTTTCACGTTCAACATTCGGTCCGCAATCGTTCTGCGGCGGCGCGACATTTTCACGCGTTCCACCGGCTTCTCCGCATCTTGCACCGGCGCTGCCGCTGCCGGTTGCTGCGGCTGTTGCGGCGCTTGTTGCGGCTTCCCGCCGCCTTGCTGGTGCGCCTGCACGTCCTCAGTGCGAATGCGGCCGAGCGGATCGCGCGACTGAACTTCGTTCAAGTCGATGCCCTTTTCTCGCGCGAGCTTGCGCGCTGCCGGCGTGGCGATCGGACGATCGCCGCCTTCGCTGCTTTCCTCCGCTTTTTCATCTCCGCCTTTCTCCTCGGCTTCTTGCTTCGGCGCTTCCGCTTTCTCTTTCTTGTCTTCGCCAGTCTCCGACGTTCCTCCGGCTTCTCCGCTTTCGTCGAGCATCGCGATCACTTCGCCGACTTCCACGTCGTCGCCTTCACCTTTTTTGATGTCCTTCAGCACTCCCGAACCTTCCGCGCTGATTTGCACGTTGACTTTGTCCGTCTCAAGCTCGACGATGTCTTCACCGCGCTCGACATACTCGCCTTCTTTCTTCAACCATTGCGAAATCGTTCCTTCGGAAATCGATTCTGCCAATTCCGGCACTTTTACTTCAATCATTTGCGGTTCCCTCCCGTTTCGAATTCACCCTGTGTCAAAGCGCTCGTTACAATGCGCTCTTGTTCTCTTTTATGAATGTCCGGTTCCCCTGTCGCCGGGCTCGATCTCCGGCGCCGGCCGATGTAATGAACGCTCGCCTTATCGGGCGCAACATCATTCAACAGCGGATGGACGTACGTCCATGCCCCCATGTTTTCCGGTTCTTCTTGCACCCAGACGATTTGCTCCAAGTTGTTGTAACGGCCGATCAGTTCTTTCATTTGGTCTTCCGGGAACGGATACAATTGCTCAACGCGGGCGATGTGGAGCCAATCGTAATCTTCATCGCTTTTTTCGATCGCTTCGTGCAAATCAATGGCCACTTTGCCGCTGCATACGACGAGCCGCTTCACTTTCGTTTTCTTCGTTCCGAGACCCGGTTGTTCAAGCACCGTCTGGAATTTGCCTTCAGCAAACGCCTTGCCCGGCGAAGCGACGTTTGGATTGCGAATGAGGCTCTTCGGCGACATAATGATCAACGGACGAGCTTGATCCTTGTTTGCGATTGCAGCCTGGCGGCGCAAAACATGAAAATATTGCGCGGCGCTCGTTAAGTTCGCCACCGACCAGTTGTTTTCCGCTGCCAACTGCAAATACCGCTCCAGTCGCGCACTCGAATGCTCCGGACCTTGCCCTTCGTACCCGTGCGGCAGCAGCATGACGAGGCTTGATTTTTGTCCCCATTTCGCCCGCCCTGCGGAAATGAACTGGTCAAAAATTACTTGAGCTGCATTGGCGAAGTCGCCGTATTGTGCCTCCCAAACGACAAGCGTTTCAGGAGCCGTAACGTTGTACCCGTATTCAAATCCGAGAACCGAAGCCTCCGACAACGGACTGTTGTGAACCGCAAATGAAGCTTTCGCCTCCGGCAACGCGTGCATCGGCGAGAATTTTTCACCCGTTTTTTCATCGTTCAGCATGATGTGGCGATGGGCAAACGTTCCTCTTTCCGTGTCCTGTCCGGTTAGACGAATCGGTGTGCCATCGGCGAGAATTGTCGCGAAAGCAAGCGTTTCAGCCAGCGCCCAATCGACTTTCTTGCCTTCTTCGAGCGCGTCTTTCCTTCTCTCCAAAATCCGTTTCAATTTCGAGTAAACGTTGAAGCCTTCCGGCCATTTCAATAAGTTTTCGTTAATCTTGCGCAATTTGTCAAGCGGGTACGCCGTCTCGATTTTCGCTAGACCATTTTTTACCGGCTCGGGAAGATCGAGTTCTTCGATTTCGCCTTTCCCTTGTTCTTTAATGTCATCAAACACCTTTTGGAAGTAGTCATGCGTCTCCTTGTCGAGGGCATCCACTTCCTCGTCCTTGATGATACCGGCTTTGACAAGCTTTTCGGCAAACCGTACCCTGACCGTCGGATGGTTGTTGATTTTTTCATATAAAAGTGGCTGCGTCGCCCGCGGATCGTCCATTTCGTTATGTCCGTATTTGCGGTACCCGACGAGGTCAATCAAAAAGTCTTTTTGAAAACGGCGCCGGTAATAATAAGCAAGATCAATGGCCGCCAAACAAGCTTCCGGGTCGTCGGCATTGACGTGAACGATCGGAATTTCATAGCCTTTTGCAAGGTCACTCGCGTATTTCGTTGAACGATCGTCAATGCTTCCCGTCGTAAAACCGAGCTGGTTGTTGGCGATAATGTGCACGGTTCCACCCGTGCGATAGCCCGGCAATTGACTTAAATTGAGCGTTTCGGCAACGATGCCTTCACCAGGAAAAGCGGCATCCCCATGAATCAAAATCGCGAACGACTCGTCAACGTTCTGCTTCGGCATTCCTTTCTCGCTCCGGTCTTCCTGAGCCGCCCTCGCATAGCCTTCAACTACCGGATTGACGAACTCCAGATGGCTCGGGTTGTTCGCAAGCGTCAAGTGCGCCAACGCCGTATTGTTCTCTTCGATATCGATATCCCGGCCGAGATGGTATTTTACGTCACCGGTCCAACCGTAGTTGATGCCTTTCGAACCTTCCGAAGGAATCAAGTCTTTGTTCGGCGCGTGGTGAAATTCTGAAAAAATGGCTCTATACGGCTTGCCGAGAACGTGGGCGAGCACGTTCAGTCTGCCGCGGTGCGCCATCCCGATCATGACGTTCTTTGCACCGTCGTGTACACCTGAGCGGATGATTTCGTCCAGCATCGGCACGAGCATATCAACGCCTTCGATCGAAAAGCGCTTTTGACCGACGAACGTCCGGTGCAGAAATTTTTCAAAACCTTCGACTTCCGTCAACCGTTTCAACAAGTCTTTCCTTTCTTCCGGGGAAAGATTGCGGTCGAGGCTGCCTGATTCAACGATTTGAGTCAGCCATAATTTTTCGTCGTCTTCATTCACGTGCCCGAATTCAAACGATATCGAACCCGTGTAAATTTCCCGCAATTTGTTGATCGCATCCAACCCGTTATGGACGTTGGCGGGAGCGTTTTTCCAGACGACCTCCGGCGGCAGCGCCTCAAGGTCGCTTTCCGTCAGTCCGTACTCTCCCGGATCGAGAAACCTCGTACTCGGTTTGCGGTCCTCATCGAGCGGATCGATCTTCGCCGCCAAATGACCGTGCGTGCGAATGTTTCTTGCCAAATTGACAGCGGCAACGACTTTGTTTAAATCGATGGACGGTACCGTTGCCGCTCCGTTTGACGCATCTCTGCGCTCTTCCGCAACCGGCGGCGCCCCCCACTGATCGAACATCTTCCTTAAATGGTCATCAACCGCACCGGGATTTTCACGGTAGCGGTCGTACATTTCGTTCACATATCCGAGATTAGGACCGTAAAACGATTCCCACGGTCCTCTTTGTTGTTCCCTGTTACCCGTGGTCATTCTCAAACCTCCAACTGTTGTTTAATAAACCTTGGCTGATCCGTTTACACTCGTAAAGTTTCCCTACCATCATACATATCATTTATGCAATCATACTTTGAAGAATAGGTCCGCTCCCTTCAATGTTGCATCCAAAAAACATTTTATCACAGCCGCGGAAAATATGCTTTAAATCGACACAGTTCCATAATCATGACATGAGCTTTCGCTCTATATGGAAAAGACAGAACATTTTATCCTGTTCTTAAATTTATGACCTGGTCGTATGATCTAATCATACGAAAATTCTTGACGATTCCCCCCTGCCAAACGATATAATAAGAATGACTTTGTAAATTATAGGACGCTTTACATCCTATTTCAAGGCAATGCAGAAGCATCCGCAGAGGAGGTTGTTAGATGAACTATGAGGAATTGTTGTTTGAAGCGAAAGACGGCGTGGCAACGATCACTTTAAACCGCCCGAAAGCATTGAACGCGCTCACGCGGAAAATGCGAAGCGAGCTGCTCGATGCACTGAACCATGCCGCGGAGGACGAAGAAATTCGTGCACTCATTCTCACCGGCAGCGGAAAAGGCTTTTGCGTCGGTCAAGACGTGAAAGAAATGTCCGAAGATTATGCGAAAGAAGGGCCGGAGCTCGGAAAACTCGTTGAGTCCGAATACATACCTCTCGTCAAGGCACTTCGTTCGATGCCGAAGCCGACCATTGCGCTCGTCAACGGCGTAGCCGTCGGCGGCGGTATGGCATTCCCGCTTGCCTGCGACTTCCGGGTAATAACCGAAAAGGCTTCGATGACCCCCGTGTTCGTGAATGTCGGAATTGCTCCGGATACCGGCGTTTCCTTCTTGCTCGGACGCGCAATTGGACATGCGCAAGCCATTGAGTTGTGCATGCTCGGAAAATCGTTGACACCGGAAGATCAAGTCAAAGCAGGGCTCGCAAGTGAAATTTATCCAACCGCAGAAGAAGCGGCCGACGCTGCGCGCGAACTCGCCGCACATCTGGCAAACGGACCAACACAAAGCTATGCCAGCATTCGTCAATTGTTTGACAAAGCAGCCGCAAGCACATTGGAGGAAACGCTTGCTTACGAACGGGACGTACAAGACAAACTGGCCCATACGGAAGACCACCAAGAAGCAGTTTCCGCTTTTCTCGAGAAACGGAAACCGACGTTTCTCGGCAAATAAGCCGGGAGCAAACGAATCAAATTGGAGGGAACTAGGTAATGAACAAAAAAATGTTGCCTGAAGGAACTTTGGAAGGACAAACGGCGGTCATTACCGGCGGCGGCAGCGGCATTGGCTTCGGAATTGCCCAGGAATTATCGCGCCTCGGTGCAAAAGTCGTGATAGCTGGTCGTAAGCAAGAAAAGCTGGATGCAGCTGTGGAAACCATCAATGGTAACGGCGGTGAAGCTTTCGGTGTTGTGACGGACGTCCGCGATCCGGATCAAGTGGACCATCTTATGAACGAGACGGTCGAAAAAACCGGACGTCTCGATATGCTCGTCAATGCAGCGGCCGGACTCTTTATGGTCGAAAGTGAAAAAATGTCGGTGAACGGTTGGAACTCGGTTGTCGGCACGGTGCTCAACGGCACTTTTTATTGCTCGCGGGCAGCCGGCAACAAGATGATCGAAGCTGGCACCGGCGGCCGTATCTTGTCCATTGTGGCCAGCTATGCGTGGACAGGCGGCCCGAAAACGGTGCACTCCGTCGCCGCCAAAGCGGGTGTCGTAGCGATGACACGGACGCTCGGCGTAGAATGGGCACACCACGGCATTCGCGTCAACGCGATTTCACCCGGTGTGACCGACACCGATGCCGTGCGACCCATTTGGGAAAACAATCCGAAAATGGAGAAACGCTTGAAGTCAAAAATCCCGGTCGGCCGTTTTGGCGAAGTGCCTGAGATCGCAAACGCGGCCAGTTATTTGCTCTCTCCTTATGCCGATTTCGTTAACGGCGAAATCTTCGTCATCGACGGCGGAGAATGGCTCGGAAAGGGTCTGATTTAATCAATGAACGGACTCTTGACGAAGAAAAAAGTGCTCGTGACTGGCAGTTCCCGCGGAATCGGAAAAGCCACGGCGCTGGCCGCAGCGAAAGCGGGGGCCGACGTCGCTGTGCATTACAACAAGCAAGAGGATTTGGCGCAGCAAACGGCTTCGGAAATTCGCGAACTCGGCAGCGAAGCGCTCGTCGTTCAAGCAAACCTTGAGGATTTGGAAGAAGTTGACGCGATGTTCGAGGCGATCGGCGAGAAATGGGGAGCGCTTGACGTGTTTATGGCGAACGCTGCGGCGACCGCCTTTAAACCGTTGCTGGAAATGAAACCGTATCACATCGATCGTACGTATCAGTTGCTCATCAACAGCTTGATTCGGTCTGCCCAGCGCGCTGTTCCGCTCATGAAAGCGGGATCCGGCAGGATCATAACGGTCACCGGCCACGGAACTGATTTTACCTTGCCGAACTACGCATCGATCGGCTCGGCGAAAGGTGCAGTCGAAACGTTGACACGTTATCTCGCCTATGAATTAGGACCAAAAGGCATTACGTGCAACGCCATCGCTCCCGGTGTGGTTGCTACCGATTCAGCGAAATTTTACATGGGCGACGAACAGTATGCTGCCTTTGATGAAACGGTAAGCAAGCAAACACCGCTCGGACGACTGGCGACTCCGGAAGATATCGCCGATGTCGCCGTGTTTTTGGCGAGCGACATGTCGCGCTTTGTTACGGGTGAAGTTATTAAGGTTGACGGCGGGTTGACGCATACGTCCGGCCCGTTCGAAGTCATGAAACAATAAAGAAGATTGATACGGCATTCGCTACCTTCACAGCAAGGACGGTGAATGCCGTAATCATACCGAAGGCAGATAATGTGACGACGAAGATTGGTTCGAAGACAATGCCTGACATAAAACCCGGGAGAGGTGGAACAAATGGATAAACGAATGACTCTGGAAGACATGGTCCGACAACTCCATGATGGCGCCACGGTAGCCATCGGCGGCTCATCGTTGTCCCGCAAACCGATGGCGATGATTCGCGCGCTTGCCCGCAGTTCCGTGAAAAATCTTCGTGTCATCGTTGACGTTGGCGGACCTGATGTGGATTTGTTGATCGGAACCGGTTCGGTCTCGGAAGTCATTTACGCGTTCGTCGGCTTCGAGGTATTGGGTCTCGCGCCGCACTTCCGCCGCGCTCGCCAAAAAGGCGAATGCGCGTTTCAAGAATGGACTGAATATACCGTCATGGCCGGATTGGATGCCGCGATCAAACGGGTACCGTTCTTGCCGACGCATACCGGATTGGCAACGGATGTACTGAAAGTAAACAAAGCTTTCAAAACGTTTAAAGATCCGTTCGGAGGCGAAGAACTCGTCGCGATTCCCGCGCTGAAACCGGATTTCGCGATCATTCACGTCAATTACGCAGACATGAAAGGCAACGGCGTCATTCTCGGCGATGGGCATGTGGATGCCCTGTGCGCGAAAGCAGCTAAGAAAACGTTCATGTCATGTGAGCGGGTAATTTCTTCCGATGAACTGCAACGATACGGACGTGATGTGCAAATTTTACGGGTACATACGGACGGCATTATCGAACTTCCGTGGGGAGCTCATCCGACCGGATGTTCTCCCGATTACCGCGCCGATTTGCGCCATTTGCAAGAGTACTTGAAAGTGAGCCAGAAGGAAGAAGATTGGCTGGCTTACCAAGACGAATACATCGCGAATAACCACGACGGC from Bacillales bacterium carries:
- a CDS encoding M48 family metallopeptidase; amino-acid sequence: MKKTAYGFIMLYVLYALAMAWYLFEAAPVGVPEKLQGTAADPSLFMSPQRLELTHEYSRLQEWLYFLSVPMEWGIYLFVMVLGVSAWMRNRSREFTRNSTVHTIFYVLLLAIVTWLASFPLHWIRHEISLSYGVSVQSFSDWMHDNVISFWINTLLLIGSVWVIYALMRRTKRWWFYAWLISIPFTLFMTFIQPVVIDPLYNDFHQMPNTALKEKILHLADRADIPADDVYTVNKSTETNALNAYVNGIGSNLRIVLWDTTLHKLSDDEIVFVMAHEIGHYVMHHLIKSVIGVIVMTLIGLYAASRLFRFAISKWGGRLGVTSP
- a CDS encoding AzlD domain-containing protein produces the protein MIVPLLWIIIGMAVVTYVPRMLPLVVFDAKKLPPKLREMLKNVPFAALGALIIPGVFLFNDDWLFGVLGASTAMATAYAGVNLTLVVLSSVLVLFVYSSFF
- a CDS encoding AzlC family ABC transporter permease — translated: MNPDPSVSIKKSSMFHVGLKEGFTIAIGYVPIALTFGLLAKSTGLSLVEAVAMSLFVFAGAAQFMALNLIAIGTGAVEIVLATFVLNLRHLLLSATINEKSSDDPKRLKALYAFGITDETFSVAATSGRTITASYMAGLVTMAYSSWVVCSAAGYYAGAALPGALRESMGIALYAMFIGLLVPSMKKHRKVVVLAGTAALLSSFFTMFLSGGWAIVLATLVTSIGVELCWKGSERQ
- a CDS encoding DUF4349 domain-containing protein, whose translation is MKARIYCILIFCFAITLVFAGCQRGENSSSSSTDSGRSKGFSGAEIATDEAADQKSAAENGFASRDASMNKPPGVLSVVDAERMIIYTANLAVTVNDFDAADKQMRSLVSSYGGYVVHSFVSNSASGHPTGTITVRVPQPKFTDFLGQVEKLANEVVRKNVQGQDVTKQYVDLSARLKAQQEVKTRLESFLKEADNSEDLLNIFDHLANVQQQIEQLKGQINYLQNHAALATVTVSITESDTGLKPKEEWNTWNKTKQAFIDSLNMLMSFASSVIVFLVGYSPVLIILAALVILGLWLFRKLRRNKTPS
- the odhB gene encoding 2-oxoglutarate dehydrogenase complex dihydrolipoyllysine-residue succinyltransferase; this encodes MIEVKVPELAESISEGTISQWLKKEGEYVERGEDIVELETDKVNVQISAEGSGVLKDIKKGEGDDVEVGEVIAMLDESGEAGGTSETGEDKKEKAEAPKQEAEEKGGDEKAEESSEGGDRPIATPAARKLAREKGIDLNEVQSRDPLGRIRTEDVQAHQQGGGKPQQAPQQPQQPAAAAPVQDAEKPVERVKMSRRRRTIADRMLNVKNSTAMLTTFNEVDMTAVMNLRKRRKEQFQKEHDGVRLGFMSFFTKAVVGALKAYPLLNAEIQGNELLIKKYYDIGIAVASDEGLVVPVVRNADRLGFAGIEKEIADLAKKARENKLGLDELQGGSFTITNGGVFGSLLSTPIINAPQVGILGMHTIQHRPVAVTPNKMEIRPMMYIALSYDHRIVDGSEAVSFLKKVKDMIEDPETLLLES
- a CDS encoding 2-oxoglutarate dehydrogenase E1 component; the encoded protein is MTTGNREQQRGPWESFYGPNLGYVNEMYDRYRENPGAVDDHLRKMFDQWGAPPVAEERRDASNGAATVPSIDLNKVVAAVNLARNIRTHGHLAAKIDPLDEDRKPSTRFLDPGEYGLTESDLEALPPEVVWKNAPANVHNGLDAINKLREIYTGSISFEFGHVNEDDEKLWLTQIVESGSLDRNLSPEERKDLLKRLTEVEGFEKFLHRTFVGQKRFSIEGVDMLVPMLDEIIRSGVHDGAKNVMIGMAHRGRLNVLAHVLGKPYRAIFSEFHHAPNKDLIPSEGSKGINYGWTGDVKYHLGRDIDIEENNTALAHLTLANNPSHLEFVNPVVEGYARAAQEDRSEKGMPKQNVDESFAILIHGDAAFPGEGIVAETLNLSQLPGYRTGGTVHIIANNQLGFTTGSIDDRSTKYASDLAKGYEIPIVHVNADDPEACLAAIDLAYYYRRRFQKDFLIDLVGYRKYGHNEMDDPRATQPLLYEKINNHPTVRVRFAEKLVKAGIIKDEEVDALDKETHDYFQKVFDDIKEQGKGEIEELDLPEPVKNGLAKIETAYPLDKLRKINENLLKWPEGFNVYSKLKRILERRKDALEEGKKVDWALAETLAFATILADGTPIRLTGQDTERGTFAHRHIMLNDEKTGEKFSPMHALPEAKASFAVHNSPLSEASVLGFEYGYNVTAPETLVVWEAQYGDFANAAQVIFDQFISAGRAKWGQKSSLVMLLPHGYEGQGPEHSSARLERYLQLAAENNWSVANLTSAAQYFHVLRRQAAIANKDQARPLIIMSPKSLIRNPNVASPGKAFAEGKFQTVLEQPGLGTKKTKVKRLVVCSGKVAIDLHEAIEKSDEDYDWLHIARVEQLYPFPEDQMKELIGRYNNLEQIVWVQEEPENMGAWTYVHPLLNDVAPDKASVHYIGRRRRSSPATGEPDIHKREQERIVTSALTQGEFETGGNRK
- a CDS encoding enoyl-CoA hydratase-related protein, which produces MNYEELLFEAKDGVATITLNRPKALNALTRKMRSELLDALNHAAEDEEIRALILTGSGKGFCVGQDVKEMSEDYAKEGPELGKLVESEYIPLVKALRSMPKPTIALVNGVAVGGGMAFPLACDFRVITEKASMTPVFVNVGIAPDTGVSFLLGRAIGHAQAIELCMLGKSLTPEDQVKAGLASEIYPTAEEAADAARELAAHLANGPTQSYASIRQLFDKAAASTLEETLAYERDVQDKLAHTEDHQEAVSAFLEKRKPTFLGK
- a CDS encoding SDR family oxidoreductase, whose amino-acid sequence is MNKKMLPEGTLEGQTAVITGGGSGIGFGIAQELSRLGAKVVIAGRKQEKLDAAVETINGNGGEAFGVVTDVRDPDQVDHLMNETVEKTGRLDMLVNAAAGLFMVESEKMSVNGWNSVVGTVLNGTFYCSRAAGNKMIEAGTGGRILSIVASYAWTGGPKTVHSVAAKAGVVAMTRTLGVEWAHHGIRVNAISPGVTDTDAVRPIWENNPKMEKRLKSKIPVGRFGEVPEIANAASYLLSPYADFVNGEIFVIDGGEWLGKGLI
- a CDS encoding SDR family oxidoreductase; this translates as MNGLLTKKKVLVTGSSRGIGKATALAAAKAGADVAVHYNKQEDLAQQTASEIRELGSEALVVQANLEDLEEVDAMFEAIGEKWGALDVFMANAAATAFKPLLEMKPYHIDRTYQLLINSLIRSAQRAVPLMKAGSGRIITVTGHGTDFTLPNYASIGSAKGAVETLTRYLAYELGPKGITCNAIAPGVVATDSAKFYMGDEQYAAFDETVSKQTPLGRLATPEDIADVAVFLASDMSRFVTGEVIKVDGGLTHTSGPFEVMKQ
- a CDS encoding CoA-transferase — protein: MDKRMTLEDMVRQLHDGATVAIGGSSLSRKPMAMIRALARSSVKNLRVIVDVGGPDVDLLIGTGSVSEVIYAFVGFEVLGLAPHFRRARQKGECAFQEWTEYTVMAGLDAAIKRVPFLPTHTGLATDVLKVNKAFKTFKDPFGGEELVAIPALKPDFAIIHVNYADMKGNGVILGDGHVDALCAKAAKKTFMSCERVISSDELQRYGRDVQILRVHTDGIIELPWGAHPTGCSPDYRADLRHLQEYLKVSQKEEDWLAYQDEYIANNHDGYLANQGGVEQLVSRLKV